A region of Borreliella afzelii DNA encodes the following proteins:
- a CDS encoding type ISP restriction/modification enzyme codes for MNSNESLFEKVKEYIANLKSTTLEEKTEYTDREYLSILFNNLKPNSDITIQHEPKRSKKGFGSPDYVIRVNKSIVGYIEVKRIEQNLDETLKSDQIKKYKELSDNIILTNYIEFILIRSKEVIEREVLIFKSDLEKPKPTVSDTKINSVIDVFRNFFSTAPQRIKNIEELASFLSYRARMLKELIEKNLELSIFSKKTNTLVSTYNVLKENIYSNNFSINEFSDSIAQTITYGVFIARLNNKENIKISFNNIKEFIPSNFSLIRDILNLINDIGVNREYNSLKWILEEIINVVNSIDAELIFNEFSFTRTTLISKDPYLYFYEDFLAKYDANLRKAKGVYYTPSPVVNFIVSSLQKVLKKEFKLELGFATRDQVTVLDFATGTGTFLLEVIKAILDKITEKSGKRPEYIDNHILKNIYGFEYLMAPYAVAHLKLSQYLKEVCNVDFDNERTRLQVFLTNTLDITKIPDQKGLAGFFPAISEENELTNEVKHKEILVILGNPPYSTGSKNNNEYILNLMKKYKEIEGKSIKEKALISLNDDYAKFIRFAESKFEKPEEGLLGVITNNGYLDNITFRGMRYHLLKTFDEIYILNLHGNIRKKEKTDDGSIDENVFDIQTGVAIAIFIKFKEKEKKNKLASVYYKSIKGKREEKYEFLNKNNIYSITLEKLECSPPNYFFIKKDLSSEDIYSKGISLNYIFNEYSVGVKTHKDKIAIDYTEEKLLNKLNDFANLKEEDARNKYGIEKDSRDWKLAKAQEFLKSTNIDKNYVKQIQYRPFDSRFIYYSKNKGVVSIPLYKTMKHILEIENNIGIVATRFLSSNNFCHVLATSNIIEMGLISNRTSEAGYIFPLYIKEDQGVFSVIKENFKKDEKDNKDIFREFINTKYSKIFTPEEILGYIYAVLYSNIYRTRFIEFLKIDFPKIIFVDSVEIFEKLSRLGTSIINAHLLKDNLEIDRSIGEHTIKINQNKNKVIEKILYKEDTKELYYNPTCCFNNVSKEVYEYEIGSYQIIKNYLKYRKGKKLNIDEIEHLEKVIKVIHFTIKVQKEINKIISTLKEFNE; via the coding sequence ATGAACAGTAATGAGTCTTTATTTGAAAAAGTAAAAGAATATATAGCTAATCTAAAAAGTACAACATTGGAAGAAAAAACAGAGTATACTGATAGAGAATATTTAAGTATTTTATTTAATAACTTAAAACCAAATTCAGATATTACTATTCAGCATGAACCAAAACGAAGCAAAAAAGGTTTTGGCTCACCTGACTATGTAATTAGAGTAAATAAAAGCATAGTAGGCTATATTGAAGTTAAGCGCATTGAACAAAACCTAGATGAAACACTTAAAAGTGATCAGATTAAAAAATATAAAGAACTTTCAGATAATATAATACTTACAAACTATATTGAGTTTATTTTAATACGAAGTAAAGAGGTTATAGAAAGAGAAGTATTAATATTTAAATCTGATCTTGAAAAACCAAAACCTACTGTTAGTGATACTAAAATAAATAGTGTTATAGATGTTTTTAGAAATTTTTTTAGCACTGCGCCTCAACGAATTAAAAACATAGAAGAACTTGCTAGCTTTCTTTCATATAGAGCAAGGATGCTAAAAGAATTAATTGAAAAGAATTTAGAGCTAAGTATATTTTCTAAAAAAACAAATACTTTGGTTTCAACTTATAATGTACTTAAAGAAAATATTTACAGTAATAACTTTTCTATCAATGAGTTTTCAGATTCAATTGCTCAAACTATTACATATGGAGTATTTATTGCTCGCCTTAATAATAAAGAAAATATAAAAATTAGTTTTAATAATATAAAAGAATTTATACCTTCTAATTTTTCCCTTATAAGGGATATATTAAATCTCATTAATGATATTGGAGTTAATAGAGAATATAATAGCTTAAAGTGGATTTTAGAAGAAATTATTAATGTAGTAAATAGTATTGATGCTGAACTTATTTTTAATGAGTTTTCTTTTACAAGAACTACACTAATCTCAAAAGATCCATATCTTTATTTTTATGAAGATTTTCTTGCTAAGTACGATGCTAATTTAAGAAAAGCAAAAGGTGTTTATTATACTCCTAGCCCTGTTGTTAACTTTATTGTAAGTAGTTTGCAAAAAGTTCTTAAAAAAGAATTTAAGCTAGAACTTGGATTTGCTACAAGAGATCAAGTAACGGTTCTTGATTTTGCAACTGGTACTGGTACATTTTTACTTGAAGTTATAAAAGCAATATTAGATAAAATTACAGAAAAATCTGGAAAACGACCAGAGTATATTGATAATCATATATTAAAAAATATCTATGGTTTTGAATATTTAATGGCCCCTTATGCTGTTGCACACCTTAAGCTAAGTCAATATTTAAAAGAGGTTTGTAATGTTGATTTTGATAATGAAAGAACAAGACTACAAGTATTTTTGACCAACACACTTGATATAACAAAAATTCCAGATCAAAAGGGTCTTGCAGGATTTTTCCCTGCAATTAGTGAAGAAAACGAGCTTACAAATGAAGTTAAACATAAGGAAATACTAGTAATACTTGGAAACCCACCTTATAGCACAGGATCAAAAAACAATAATGAATACATACTTAATTTAATGAAAAAGTATAAAGAAATAGAGGGTAAATCTATAAAAGAAAAAGCATTAATATCACTTAATGATGACTATGCTAAGTTTATTAGATTTGCAGAAAGTAAATTTGAAAAACCCGAAGAAGGCCTTCTTGGGGTTATTACTAATAATGGATATCTTGACAACATAACATTTAGAGGTATGAGATATCACCTTTTAAAGACCTTTGACGAAATTTATATTCTTAATCTACATGGCAACATAAGAAAAAAAGAAAAAACTGATGATGGTAGCATAGACGAGAATGTTTTTGATATTCAAACTGGAGTTGCAATTGCTATTTTTATTAAATTTAAAGAAAAAGAAAAAAAGAATAAACTGGCTAGTGTTTACTACAAAAGCATAAAAGGAAAAAGAGAAGAAAAATATGAATTCTTAAATAAGAATAATATTTATAGTATAACTTTAGAAAAGCTAGAATGCAGTCCACCTAATTACTTTTTTATTAAAAAAGATTTATCAAGTGAAGATATTTACAGTAAAGGAATTTCTTTAAATTATATTTTCAATGAATATAGTGTCGGCGTAAAAACGCATAAAGATAAAATAGCAATCGACTACACAGAAGAAAAACTTTTAAACAAACTTAATGATTTTGCAAATTTAAAAGAAGAAGATGCAAGAAATAAATATGGCATAGAAAAAGACTCTAGAGATTGGAAATTAGCAAAAGCCCAAGAGTTTTTAAAGTCTACAAATATTGATAAAAATTATGTTAAGCAAATACAGTACAGACCATTTGATAGTAGGTTTATTTATTATTCTAAAAATAAAGGGGTTGTATCAATACCTCTTTATAAAACAATGAAACATATTTTAGAAATTGAAAATAACATAGGCATTGTTGCAACAAGATTTTTATCATCAAATAATTTTTGCCATGTTTTAGCTACTTCTAATATTATAGAAATGGGCTTAATTTCAAATAGAACTAGTGAGGCAGGCTATATTTTCCCTCTTTATATAAAAGAAGATCAAGGTGTATTTAGTGTAATAAAAGAAAACTTTAAAAAAGATGAAAAAGACAATAAAGATATTTTTAGAGAATTTATTAATACTAAATACAGTAAAATATTTACTCCAGAAGAAATACTTGGTTATATTTATGCAGTGCTATACTCAAATATCTATAGAACTAGATTTATTGAATTCTTAAAAATAGACTTTCCTAAAATTATATTTGTGGATAGTGTAGAAATATTTGAAAAGTTAAGTAGGCTAGGAACTAGCATTATTAATGCTCATTTATTAAAAGATAATTTAGAAATTGACAGAAGTATCGGAGAGCATACTATAAAAATAAATCAAAATAAAAATAAAGTTATAGAAAAAATTCTATATAAAGAAGATACAAAAGAGCTTTATTATAACCCAACATGTTGTTTTAATAATGTTTCTAAAGAAGTATATGAATATGAAATTGGAAGTTATCAAATTATCAAAAACTACTTAAAGTATAGAAAAGGCAAAAAGCTTAATATTGACGAAATTGAACATCTTGAAAAAGTTATTAAAGTAATTCACTTTACAATTAAAGTACAAAAAGAAATTAACAAAATAATATCTACTCTTAAAGAATTCAATGAATAA
- a CDS encoding DnaB-like helicase N-terminal domain-containing protein codes for MDKLKLYNLDAEKNILASIFSDSSVIDIISVFLKKKEDFFYSLYGSIFQVMLDLFAKNIKIEPISVINKLEKLKIEIKDYNHDALIELASFYPFSKSVADYTRIVKDFSLRRKLITSLKNIILNLRRYFN; via the coding sequence ATGGATAAATTAAAGCTTTATAATCTTGATGCAGAAAAAAATATCTTAGCATCAATCTTTTCAGATTCTTCGGTTATTGATATTATTAGTGTTTTTTTAAAAAAAAAAGAAGATTTTTTTTATTCACTTTATGGATCTATTTTTCAAGTTATGTTGGATCTTTTTGCTAAAAACATAAAAATTGAGCCAATTTCTGTAATTAATAAACTTGAAAAGCTAAAGATTGAAATTAAAGATTATAATCATGATGCTTTGATTGAATTAGCTAGTTTTTACCCATTTTCAAAATCAGTTGCAGATTATACAAGAATTGTTAAAGACTTTTCTTTAAGAAGAAAATTAATTACTTCTTTAAAGAATATAATTCTTAATTTAAGAAGATACTTCAATTGA
- a CDS encoding BBA14 family lipoprotein, translated as MLKLVNYLLITFLLCCTTIASLPDKPNLPIIQTLETLAKDEAQLSDYVMYLITFLAKTKVKVNDLNYPEYIYPNLSTPKDEHSITSIKYNIKLLLEYIDKTKTITKKVYNQYSKLKM; from the coding sequence ATGCTTAAACTAGTAAACTACTTATTAATTACTTTTCTGCTATGTTGTACTACCATTGCTAGCCTACCAGACAAACCAAACCTGCCAATTATTCAAACACTAGAAACTTTAGCTAAAGATGAAGCACAACTATCAGACTATGTTATGTATCTTATAACATTTTTAGCTAAAACAAAAGTAAAAGTTAATGATCTAAATTATCCAGAATATATTTACCCCAACTTATCAACACCAAAAGACGAACACTCAATAACTTCAATAAAATATAATATCAAACTACTTTTAGAGTACATTGACAAAACAAAAACCATAACTAAAAAAGTCTATAATCAATATTCGAAATTAAAAATGTAA
- a CDS encoding type I restriction enzyme HsdR N-terminal domain-containing protein, with protein sequence MLHKDNDINFIKSIKDLSAKIQSDKDDIENEAQTRYSFIDPFLEVMGYDRSAVKVEASADFPGSNGMKADYIFYSKDKEPVILIEAKHHKEKIENHFKQLVYYFNNTRYKKDTKKVIFEILTNGIEYRFYTDLDNNNVLDKDPFMVINLEKLTSKDFEYLKKFSRNSLNIEEVKSFALEKKYTDKFLAYFIKEIEKYK encoded by the coding sequence ATGTTACATAAAGATAACGATATAAATTTTATAAAGTCAATAAAAGATCTAAGTGCAAAAATACAATCTGATAAAGATGATATTGAAAATGAGGCACAAACAAGATATAGTTTTATTGATCCGTTTTTAGAAGTAATGGGTTATGATCGTTCGGCTGTTAAAGTTGAGGCTTCAGCTGATTTTCCTGGTAGCAATGGCATGAAAGCCGATTATATTTTTTATTCAAAAGATAAAGAGCCTGTTATTTTAATAGAAGCTAAACATCATAAAGAAAAAATTGAAAATCATTTTAAACAATTAGTTTATTACTTTAATAATACTCGTTATAAAAAAGATACAAAAAAAGTTATATTTGAAATATTAACAAATGGCATAGAGTATAGATTTTATACTGACCTAGATAATAATAATGTACTAGACAAAGATCCTTTTATGGTTATTAATTTAGAGAAATTAACATCTAAGGATTTTGAATATCTTAAAAAGTTTTCTAGAAATTCTTTAAATATTGAAGAAGTTAAGTCTTTTGCATTAGAAAAAAAGTATACTGACAAATTTTTAGCTTATTTTATAAAAGAAATAGAAAAATACAAGTGA
- a CDS encoding plasmid partition family protein: MWRVNRDKELYEFVKQDIKRVNYILKELLYNRKSILADILNKYNNERK, encoded by the coding sequence ATCTGGAGAGTAAACAGGGATAAAGAATTATATGAGTTTGTAAAACAAGATATAAAAAGAGTAAATTATATTTTAAAAGAACTTTTGTATAATAGAAAAAGTATTTTAGCTGATATTTTAAATAAATACAATAATGAAAGAAAATGA
- a CDS encoding DnaB-like helicase C-terminal domain-containing protein: protein MKGFRTGFESLDKILVGFKKEDFIIIGARPSVGKTTLALNIALNIGVIKNIK, encoded by the coding sequence ATTAAAGGCTTTAGAACGGGTTTTGAAAGTCTCGATAAAATTTTAGTAGGTTTTAAAAAAGAGGATTTTATTATTATAGGGGCTAGACCAAGTGTTGGAAAAACTACATTAGCACTAAATATTGCATTAAATATTGGTGTTATAAAAAACATAAAGTAG
- a CDS encoding DUF226 domain-containing protein, which translates to MESAPEPTKKGKCKVECQNKERFILIEKENGKAMYHTKIMMDVYKFGVYEKKNEFRVSLRALHNGERIVEETHLYPIKEGDKFIGIFYGFRKPIKNAFVKYETNGNRKSYGFARAYYMEVRFKAGSVFFYFKGLYRLLDKQRMNNHYNKILFSMFTDLEKQVYEFYGKKYPEQGPLTKWILKNLK; encoded by the coding sequence ATGGAAAGCGCACCAGAACCTACAAAAAAAGGAAAATGTAAAGTAGAATGCCAAAATAAAGAACGATTTATTTTGATTGAAAAAGAAAATGGTAAAGCAATGTACCATACAAAAATAATGATGGACGTTTATAAATTCGGAGTTTATGAGAAAAAAAATGAATTTCGAGTGTCATTAAGGGCCTTGCATAATGGAGAAAGAATTGTTGAAGAAACGCATTTATACCCCATTAAAGAAGGAGATAAATTTATTGGAATTTTTTACGGGTTTAGAAAACCAATAAAAAACGCTTTTGTAAAGTATGAAACAAACGGAAATAGAAAATCTTATGGATTTGCAAGGGCATATTATATGGAAGTTAGATTTAAAGCCGGCAGTGTTTTTTTCTACTTTAAAGGACTATATCGCTTATTAGATAAACAGAGAATGAATAACCACTACAATAAAATATTATTTAGTATGTTTACAGATTTAGAAAAACAAGTATATGAATTTTATGGGAAAAAATACCCAGAACAAGGACCGTTAACAA
- a CDS encoding DUF1473 family protein: MIMRYKMKILTKNKTYEYPPRVLSVYEWDKVLEFINQSDAVSKLNKVKYLREITSLMISPKFLDEFYVIFLDANREFISYYKDYLVPIIYTMQFNTFYIDNDLKTPALVYLSEYENNVGDFVTFDYINDNFDYTKVTTLLTSNSNELVAK, from the coding sequence ATGATAATGCGATACAAAATGAAAATTTTGACTAAAAACAAAACTTATGAATACCCGCCAAGAGTATTGTCCGTGTATGAATGGGACAAGGTACTGGAATTTATTAATCAAAGTGACGCTGTTTCTAAACTTAACAAAGTAAAATATCTAAGAGAAATTACAAGCTTAATGATAAGTCCAAAATTTTTAGACGAATTCTATGTGATTTTTTTAGATGCGAATAGAGAATTTATTTCTTACTACAAGGACTATCTTGTTCCTATTATTTACACCATGCAATTCAATACTTTTTATATAGACAATGATCTAAAAACCCCCGCTTTAGTATATTTGAGTGAATATGAGAATAATGTTGGTGATTTTGTTACTTTTGACTATATCAATGATAATTTTGATTATACAAAAGTAACTACTTTACTTACATCAAATTCTAATGAACTGGTTGCTAAATGA
- a CDS encoding plasmid maintenance protein: protein MSISTNKKSPICYNKHQHKLIVLISTLKYVNKKYKKYTQQNILYYFNENLKRNGQNPVKLKTLQKYLYELEKKFKVTTNYYKHLGINCGTEIYYKLNYPKKECHYMINKYFEDKKHSRFEKRAEIGLKDKFNKNRCVNLEECLSNKNNNIKEEKNKQIENFQIIKYANKCNFKCKEIFPFILNLDINKDSKIKMLKVSKIIEIKLLKHKNIHFNKSCLKDKQNKLKEILENTKKQLEKKGYNAEQLETEFKKIYENYKLKPHFIIEHQKYNDLSRITLKLEKSIELKKENSQKNYENMKTNIFNILIEQLKEKANIEILKPIIKTYLNSKKKLEYNKVFDTYNCELLELIKNENNSLMLKEVV, encoded by the coding sequence ATGTCAATATCAACCAATAAAAAAAGTCCAATTTGCTATAATAAACATCAACATAAATTAATAGTTCTTATCTCAACATTAAAGTATGTAAACAAAAAATATAAAAAATACACTCAACAAAACATACTCTATTACTTTAATGAAAATCTAAAAAGAAATGGTCAAAATCCCGTTAAATTAAAGACACTTCAAAAATATCTTTACGAATTAGAAAAAAAATTTAAAGTAACAACTAATTACTACAAACACTTGGGGATAAATTGTGGTACTGAAATTTACTATAAACTTAATTATCCAAAAAAAGAGTGTCACTATATGATAAACAAATACTTCGAAGATAAAAAACATTCTAGATTTGAAAAAAGAGCTGAAATAGGCCTTAAAGACAAATTTAATAAAAATAGGTGTGTAAATTTGGAGGAGTGTTTAAGTAATAAAAATAATAATATAAAAGAAGAAAAGAATAAACAGATAGAAAATTTTCAAATAATAAAATATGCCAATAAATGCAACTTTAAATGTAAAGAAATTTTTCCTTTTATTTTAAATTTAGATATTAATAAAGACTCGAAAATTAAAATGCTTAAAGTCTCAAAAATCATTGAAATTAAACTACTAAAACATAAAAATATACATTTTAATAAATCTTGCCTTAAAGATAAGCAAAATAAATTAAAAGAAATTCTAGAAAATACAAAAAAACAATTAGAAAAAAAAGGATACAATGCTGAACAATTGGAAACAGAATTTAAAAAAATATATGAAAATTATAAATTAAAACCCCATTTTATTATTGAACATCAAAAATATAACGATTTAAGCAGAATAACGCTCAAATTAGAAAAATCAATTGAATTAAAAAAAGAAAATTCACAAAAAAATTATGAGAATATGAAGACAAACATTTTCAATATTCTCATTGAGCAACTAAAAGAAAAGGCGAATATTGAAATTCTAAAGCCAATTATAAAAACATATTTGAATAGCAAAAAGAAATTAGAATATAATAAAGTATTTGATACATATAATTGTGAATTATTAGAACTAATAAAAAATGAAAATAATTCTTTGATGTTAAAAGAAGTTGTATGA
- a CDS encoding tyrosine-type recombinase/integrase: MEDSTGIIHIKMGKGKKDRVIFCSPEFFKELKSMNAKFNLKVNIYVFLSSTGSKVDINTLQKMIKSKCIKLGFKKRVYFHLFRHTYLTKIYIQEYNIMYHKNKEYSSEKERSKYLSFVL, from the coding sequence ATTGAAGATAGCACTGGGATAATTCATATAAAGATGGGTAAAGGCAAAAAAGATAGGGTAATATTTTGCTCTCCAGAATTTTTTAAAGAACTTAAATCAATGAACGCTAAATTTAACTTAAAAGTGAATATTTATGTGTTTCTAAGTTCAACTGGAAGTAAAGTTGATATAAATACACTACAAAAAATGATTAAGTCAAAATGCATTAAGTTGGGATTTAAAAAGAGAGTTTATTTTCATTTATTTAGACATACTTATTTAACTAAGATTTATATACAAGAATATAATATTATGTACCATAAAAATAAAGAATATAGCTCTGAAAAAGAACGAAGTAAATACCTAAGTTTTGTATTATGA